In the genome of Chryseobacterium sp. 52, the window TTGAGATACTCTGAATTTATACAAATGTGTTTCTCCCGGAGTTACAGGTTTTGTGGTAAGGTATGGAACACCATCCTGCTCATTGGGAAGAATCACCCCATGCCAGTGAAGTCCCGTATTTTCTTTAAGCATGTTATGAAGATAAATCTCCGCTGTATCTCCTTCCGTGAAATATAAAGTCGGAGACTGCAGTTTTCCGTTAATCGCAATTGCTCTGCGGTTTTTTCCTGTGAAATTGACGATTGTATCTTTCACATAGAGGTCATATCTCACTGTTTTTCCTCCGAACGTAACTTTTCCGTTTTCAGAATTTCTTTTGAATACAGAGGATTCTGCTTTTTGCTCTTCCACAACAGCATGCTGATGATTTTCTTTTTCTACCAGTTCCATACCGCATTTTGGGCATTTCCCGGGTTTATCCGAAGTCACCTCCGGATGCATCGGACAGCTGTAAAGGGATTGCGATTTAGGCTGAGATTGAGAAGATTGAAGTTGAGGCTTCTGCAGGGATGGAACAGGTTTAGACTTGGTTTCAGTCTTATTTCTTCCAGCCCCATTAGTTTGTGATTTTACATTAACCCTGGATTTCGTCTCAGTCTTAACTTTAACCTTATTGATTTTAATTTCTGCAGGCTTTTGTGCTGTTTTCTGTTCTGGCTTTGCTGTAAGTTTTGGTTTTACCGCAACGGTTTTCTTTACCAGCGTCATTTTGCATTTCGGGCAGTCTCCCGGTTTTGAGGATACTACCTCAGGATGCATCGGACAGGTATAATAGGTTTTCGTTGTTTGTGCGAAAGTAAAAACAGAGAGCAAAAGCACCAGAAATATGATCATTTTTTTCATAATATTCCGAACTTTTTAAAGAAGCATACCTTAAATTAGAATTTAGTTTAAGATATGCAACCTATTGTTTTAAAATTAAATACAATTATTATTTTAATTCTGATTTTACACTTCCGCAAGAAAGCATCGATTTTCCGTAGTAAGGATTAGCAATTTGTTTTTCGTTACTCAGCCAGCTTGAATCCGCCATTGGACAGTACTGTACATAAACCGGTTTTTCAGAAAGCTTAAACTCTTTTGTTAATGCAATCATATTCTCAGAAAGATTGGAGAACGTTTCTCTTTGAGATGCAATATTTCTGGCATCAGAGATCACGGTAGCATCTTTTCTTAAAATATTAAGATTACCTTCTGAAACTAATTTGTAATCCACTGTTGAAGCTGTTTTGATAAAGTCTGCCGCTGCTTTTGATGTTTTATCCGCATCATCTGAAGCCAAAGCCGATTTAATCGCAATATAGTTCTGGTACAGTTTTGAAACCTGAGCGTCTTTTTTAGACTGTGCAGAAAGTGAAATAACTGAAAATAAAGACAGGGCTGCTGTAATGATATACTTTTTCATTGTTTTAAATTTTAGAATTAATTTTTAAATAAAGAATAATTGAAACGCATCATGCGTTGAACCGTGTTGTCTAAGAAGGCATGATCACCTGAACAATGCCAGACAACAGACGGATCTTAAATTCTAAAATTACAATGATTGATATAGATAGGCACCGGCCTGTATTCGGGCGGTCCATTGATTTTTATCTGGGTAAATTTTGAAGCTGAAAAAGATTGGTCAGTAAAGAAAAACTGGTGCTGAGTAAAGGTTGGAGCAATTTGGTTTAAAAAGTCGATCTTTACCAGATCTGATTTCTGAGAATCATCTACTTTTACCACTTTAACCTCCGTCTTACAACATCCTTTTTTTTCTTTGACCCCGCATTTACCACAAATATCTGTGGTCTTCTGACTTACGGAAACGAATTCATCCATACAAAAATGTACGCTGAATGCTGCTCCGGAAGAAAATCCAAAGTAAAAGACAGAGAATAGTATGGCTAGAATCTTTTTCATTGATAGGACAAAGTTAAAAATATCTCTGAAATCACTGTTATAAAATTCTGTATACTTGTTATAAAATTCTGCAAATGAAAAAGCTTCTGAAGATCTCAGAAGCTTTTCTATTTTTTATACCTACTTATCTTACCGATTGAGTAGATTCTTATTCTTGAGTGTACTGCTAATTTCTAAAATCTAGCTTCTACCATCTATTTTTTACAGTTTGAATTCCAGTTTCACGTTAAAGAAACGACCTGTAAGACGTACCGGAACCGGATACATGACACTTGAATTATAATCCGTGATCCATTGGTTAGCCACGGTATTATTGATGTTAAATGCATTGAAAACCTGTACCCCTAAAGTCAGTTCTTCAAAATTACCCCAGAAACCGTAACGCTTTTTCTTGTCTTTGGAATCAATAAATACTTTTGAAAGTCCTAAATCGACTCTTTTATAAGAAGGCAATGTTCTCTGGTACTGATAAGGATCTGTAAACACAGGTGCCCCGTTTGGAAGTCCCATTGCATATACCAATGTAAGGTTTACACGCATGGATGGGAATTTCGGCATATAATCCTGATAGAACATCGCAAATCTGAATCTCTGATCGGTAGGCCTTGGAATATCTCCTTTTCCATCAATGTTTTCATACACTCTGGCGTAACTCGCAGACAGCCATGAATCTACTCCCGGAACAAATTCCCCGAATAGTCTTGTATCAATTCCGTACGCGTAACCTGAAGCATTATTTTTTCCGGAATAACGGATTCTTACGTTATCCATATAATAAGGAATCAGATCATCCATTTTCTTATAGTATGCTTCTGTAGTCAGCTTAAACGGTCTGTCATACATATAAAACTCGTAGTCATTGGCAAGAATTAACTGCATTGAGCGTTGAGATTTT includes:
- a CDS encoding DUF3347 domain-containing protein translates to MKKYIITAALSLFSVISLSAQSKKDAQVSKLYQNYIAIKSALASDDADKTSKAAADFIKTASTVDYKLVSEGNLNILRKDATVISDARNIASQRETFSNLSENMIALTKEFKLSEKPVYVQYCPMADSSWLSNEKQIANPYYGKSMLSCGSVKSELK
- a CDS encoding HYC_CC_PP family protein — encoded protein: MKKILAILFSVFYFGFSSGAAFSVHFCMDEFVSVSQKTTDICGKCGVKEKKGCCKTEVKVVKVDDSQKSDLVKIDFLNQIAPTFTQHQFFFTDQSFSASKFTQIKINGPPEYRPVPIYINHCNFRI